The proteins below come from a single Strix uralensis isolate ZFMK-TIS-50842 chromosome 8, bStrUra1, whole genome shotgun sequence genomic window:
- the TTC4 gene encoding tetratricopeptide repeat protein 4 isoform X3: protein MFMKRCPAEIDAARQPDLACLQSLLFDEEQGPAELARMYKNEGNEYFRERDYKRAVIAYTEGLKKKCEDPELNAVLHTNRGAAQFYLGNYRSALNDAVQAKKLKPTHLKAIIRGALCHMELKNFSEAIAWCEEGLRIDAKEKKLVEMRAKADKLKRAEERDARKAKVMEKKEQCQKEILLAAIKERNIKLVLEPSNEEEELADGLAEISLDGFHSDNATGAKVHLDADGNLNWPVLFLYPEHEQTDFIAAFHENSRFIDHLMLMFAELPPWDLERKYLPSNLELYFEDEERAEMYELNPEHTLLQVLQHERYFVKAGTPAVLAFVKRSPFSKKYFSGKKVHRL from the exons ATGTTCATGAAGCGGTGCCCAGCCGAGATCGACGCGGCGCGGCAGCCCGACCTGGCCTGTCTGCAGTCCCTCCTCTTCGACGAGGAGCAGGGCCCCGCAG AGCTGGCCAGGATGTACAAGAACGAAGGGAACGAGTACTTCAGGGAGCGGGACTACAAGAGAGCTGTCATTGCCTACACCGAGGGGCTGAAAAAGAAATGCGAGGACCCAGAGCTGAACGCCGTGCTGCACACAAACCGAGGGGCCGCACAGTTTTACCTGG GTAACTATCGTTCTGCTCTCAATGATGCCGTCCAAGCAAAAAAGCTAAAGCCCACCCACCTCAAAGCAATCATAAGAG GAGCTCTCTGTCACATGGAGCTAAAGAATTTCTCTGAAGCAATAGCATGGTGTGAGGAAGGCTTGCGAATagatgcaaaagagaaaaagcttgTGGAAATGAGAGCTAAAGCTGACAAACTAAAG CGAGCTGAGGAGCGGGATGCAAGGAAAGCAAAGGTGATGGAGAAGAAAGAGCAGTgtcaaaaagaaattttgcttgCAGCAATAAAG gAACGAAATATCAAGCTGGTTCTTGAGCCATCAAATGAAGAAGAGGAACTAGCAGATGGCCTGGCTGAGATATCCTTAGATGGGTTTCACTCTGACAACGCCACGGGAGCAAAGGTGCACTTAGATGCTGATGGCAACTTAAACTGGCCTGTCCTCTTCCTGTACCCTGAGCACGAGCAAACTGATTTCATTGCAGCTTTTCATGAGAACTCCAG GTTTATTGATCATTTAATGCTGATGTTTGCTGAGTTACCTCCTTgggatttagaaagaaaatacctTCCCAGCAATCTTGAG CTCTATTTTGAAGatgaagaaagagcagaaatgtATGAGCTGAACCCAGAACACACATTGCTACAAGTGCTGCAGCACGAAAG GTATTTTGTAAAGGCGGGGACTCCAGCCGTTTTGGCATTTGTAAAGCGTTCTCCCTTCTCTAAGAAGTACTTCTCTGGCAAGAAAGTGCATCGACTATAA
- the PARS2 gene encoding putative proline--tRNA ligase, mitochondrial — translation MEVFLRRGRLPALRGCRARHSGGPRRLLLSQLFQPLNLQVGGEAGWDGRAGEPTCRSQKLMLQAGLIHPASPGCYHYLPPTVRAMEKLVKAVDEEMQAVAGQKLNMPSLSSAELWRASGRWDGMGTELFRLADRHGKDYCLGPTHEEAVTELVAAQSNLSYKQLPLRLYQVTRKFRDEPKPRFGLLRSREFYMKDMYTFDASKEAARQTYDLVCDAYRSLFNRLGLPFVKVRAATGSIGGTVSHEFQLPADIGEDRLVLCPAGHFAANVETLNREQTSCPTCGEKLTQTRGIEVGHTFYLGTKYSSVSNAVFYSPENKPQLAEMGCYGLGITRILAASIEVLSTEDSIRWPSLIAPYQLCFIPPKRGSKEEEEKGATLLERVYDDLSEALPHLASDSVLDDRTQLTIGKRLKDANKLGYPYVVIAGKRVSEDPPVFEVWNQNASEVLFLTREGVIELLSKVQVP, via the coding sequence atggAGGTCTTCCTGAGGCGGGGGAGGCTCCCGGCGCTGCGCGGCTGCAGGGCCCGGCACTCGGGCGGGCCGAGGCGGCTGCTGCTCTCGCAGCTCTTCCAGCCCCTCAACCTGCAGGTGGGCGGCGAGGCGGGGTGGGACGGCAGGGCCGGGGAGCCCACCTGCCGCAGCCAGAAGCTGATGCTGCAGGCGGGGCTCATCcaccccgccagccccggctgcTACCACTACCTGCCGCCCACCGTCCGCGCCATGGAGAAGCTCGTCAAGGCGGTGGACGAGGAGATGCAGGCCGTGGCGGGACAGAAGCTGAACATGCCCAGCCTGAGCTCGGCAGAGCTGTGGCGCGCCAGCGGCCGCTGGGACGGGATGGGGACGGAGCTCTTCCGGCTGGCCGACCGGCACGGCAAGGACTACTGCCTGGGCCCCACGCACGAGGAGGCGGTGACGGAGCTGGTGGCTGCTCAGAGCAACCTGTCCTACAAGCAGCTCCCGCTGCGCCTCTACCAGGTAACCAGGAAGTTTCGGGATGAACCCAAGCCCCGCTTCGGCTTGCTGCGCAGCCGGGAGTTTTACATGAAGGACATGTACACCTTCGACGCCTCCAAAGAGGCGGCTCGGCAGACCTATGACCTGGTGTGCGACGCCTACCGCAGCCTCTTCAACCGCCTGGGCCTTCCCTTTGTCAAAGTTAGGGCGGCCACGGGCAGCATCGGCGGCACCGTGTCCCACGAGTTCCAGCTCCCGGCAGACATTGGCGAGGACAGGCTGGTGCTGTGCCCAGCCGGACATTTTGCAGCCAATGTGGAAACGTTAAACAGGGAGCAAACATCTTGCCCCACGTGTGGAGAAAAACTTACCCAGACCAGAGGGATCGAAGTAGGACACACGTTTTATCTGGGCACAAAGTACTCCTCTGTCTCCAACGCTGTCTTCTACTCCCCCGAGAACAAACCCCAGCTGGCAGAAATGGGTTGCTACGGCCTGGGCATCACTCGCATCCTGGCGGCCTCCATCGAGGTGCTCTCTACAGAGGACAGCATTCGTTGGCCGAGCCTCATCGCACCCTACCAGCTTTGCTTCATTCCCCCCAAGAgaggcagcaaggaggaggaggagaagggagccACACTGCTGGAGCGGGTGTACGATGACCTCTCCGAAGCGCTGCCGCACCTCGCCAGTGACTCGGTGCTGGATGACAGGACACAGCTGACCATTGGCAAAAGGCTAAAGGACGCCAACAAGCTGGGTTATCCCTACGTGGTCATAGCTGGGAAGAGGGTTAGCGAGGACCCCCCGGTCTTTGAGGTTTGGAATCAGAATGCCAGCGAGGTTTTGTTCCTCACCAGGGAAGGTGTCATCGAGTTGCTGAGTAAAGTGCAAGTCCCTTAA
- the TTC4 gene encoding tetratricopeptide repeat protein 4 isoform X1 → MAEAGAARSGSVAEAGAGGSAPRYRAALHPDTWEEELEAIPMFMKRCPAEIDAARQPDLACLQSLLFDEEQGPAELARMYKNEGNEYFRERDYKRAVIAYTEGLKKKCEDPELNAVLHTNRGAAQFYLGNYRSALNDAVQAKKLKPTHLKAIIRGALCHMELKNFSEAIAWCEEGLRIDAKEKKLVEMRAKADKLKRAEERDARKAKVMEKKEQCQKEILLAAIKERNIKLVLEPSNEEEELADGLAEISLDGFHSDNATGAKVHLDADGNLNWPVLFLYPEHEQTDFIAAFHENSRFIDHLMLMFAELPPWDLERKYLPSNLELYFEDEERAEMYELNPEHTLLQVLQHERYFVKAGTPAVLAFVKRSPFSKKYFSGKKVHRL, encoded by the exons ATGGCGGAGGCCGGGGCAGCCAGGAGCGGCAGCGTGGCGgaggccggggcgggcggcagcgcacCGCGGTACCGGGCCGCTCTCCACCCCGACACCTGGGAGGAG GAGCTGGAGGCCATCCCCATGTTCATGAAGCGGTGCCCAGCCGAGATCGACGCGGCGCGGCAGCCCGACCTGGCCTGTCTGCAGTCCCTCCTCTTCGACGAGGAGCAGGGCCCCGCAG AGCTGGCCAGGATGTACAAGAACGAAGGGAACGAGTACTTCAGGGAGCGGGACTACAAGAGAGCTGTCATTGCCTACACCGAGGGGCTGAAAAAGAAATGCGAGGACCCAGAGCTGAACGCCGTGCTGCACACAAACCGAGGGGCCGCACAGTTTTACCTGG GTAACTATCGTTCTGCTCTCAATGATGCCGTCCAAGCAAAAAAGCTAAAGCCCACCCACCTCAAAGCAATCATAAGAG GAGCTCTCTGTCACATGGAGCTAAAGAATTTCTCTGAAGCAATAGCATGGTGTGAGGAAGGCTTGCGAATagatgcaaaagagaaaaagcttgTGGAAATGAGAGCTAAAGCTGACAAACTAAAG CGAGCTGAGGAGCGGGATGCAAGGAAAGCAAAGGTGATGGAGAAGAAAGAGCAGTgtcaaaaagaaattttgcttgCAGCAATAAAG gAACGAAATATCAAGCTGGTTCTTGAGCCATCAAATGAAGAAGAGGAACTAGCAGATGGCCTGGCTGAGATATCCTTAGATGGGTTTCACTCTGACAACGCCACGGGAGCAAAGGTGCACTTAGATGCTGATGGCAACTTAAACTGGCCTGTCCTCTTCCTGTACCCTGAGCACGAGCAAACTGATTTCATTGCAGCTTTTCATGAGAACTCCAG GTTTATTGATCATTTAATGCTGATGTTTGCTGAGTTACCTCCTTgggatttagaaagaaaatacctTCCCAGCAATCTTGAG CTCTATTTTGAAGatgaagaaagagcagaaatgtATGAGCTGAACCCAGAACACACATTGCTACAAGTGCTGCAGCACGAAAG GTATTTTGTAAAGGCGGGGACTCCAGCCGTTTTGGCATTTGTAAAGCGTTCTCCCTTCTCTAAGAAGTACTTCTCTGGCAAGAAAGTGCATCGACTATAA
- the TTC4 gene encoding tetratricopeptide repeat protein 4 isoform X2, with protein MSGIHTPVLQELEAIPMFMKRCPAEIDAARQPDLACLQSLLFDEEQGPAELARMYKNEGNEYFRERDYKRAVIAYTEGLKKKCEDPELNAVLHTNRGAAQFYLGNYRSALNDAVQAKKLKPTHLKAIIRGALCHMELKNFSEAIAWCEEGLRIDAKEKKLVEMRAKADKLKRAEERDARKAKVMEKKEQCQKEILLAAIKERNIKLVLEPSNEEEELADGLAEISLDGFHSDNATGAKVHLDADGNLNWPVLFLYPEHEQTDFIAAFHENSRFIDHLMLMFAELPPWDLERKYLPSNLELYFEDEERAEMYELNPEHTLLQVLQHERYFVKAGTPAVLAFVKRSPFSKKYFSGKKVHRL; from the exons ATGTCAGGCATCCACACCCCAGTCCTGCAG GAGCTGGAGGCCATCCCCATGTTCATGAAGCGGTGCCCAGCCGAGATCGACGCGGCGCGGCAGCCCGACCTGGCCTGTCTGCAGTCCCTCCTCTTCGACGAGGAGCAGGGCCCCGCAG AGCTGGCCAGGATGTACAAGAACGAAGGGAACGAGTACTTCAGGGAGCGGGACTACAAGAGAGCTGTCATTGCCTACACCGAGGGGCTGAAAAAGAAATGCGAGGACCCAGAGCTGAACGCCGTGCTGCACACAAACCGAGGGGCCGCACAGTTTTACCTGG GTAACTATCGTTCTGCTCTCAATGATGCCGTCCAAGCAAAAAAGCTAAAGCCCACCCACCTCAAAGCAATCATAAGAG GAGCTCTCTGTCACATGGAGCTAAAGAATTTCTCTGAAGCAATAGCATGGTGTGAGGAAGGCTTGCGAATagatgcaaaagagaaaaagcttgTGGAAATGAGAGCTAAAGCTGACAAACTAAAG CGAGCTGAGGAGCGGGATGCAAGGAAAGCAAAGGTGATGGAGAAGAAAGAGCAGTgtcaaaaagaaattttgcttgCAGCAATAAAG gAACGAAATATCAAGCTGGTTCTTGAGCCATCAAATGAAGAAGAGGAACTAGCAGATGGCCTGGCTGAGATATCCTTAGATGGGTTTCACTCTGACAACGCCACGGGAGCAAAGGTGCACTTAGATGCTGATGGCAACTTAAACTGGCCTGTCCTCTTCCTGTACCCTGAGCACGAGCAAACTGATTTCATTGCAGCTTTTCATGAGAACTCCAG GTTTATTGATCATTTAATGCTGATGTTTGCTGAGTTACCTCCTTgggatttagaaagaaaatacctTCCCAGCAATCTTGAG CTCTATTTTGAAGatgaagaaagagcagaaatgtATGAGCTGAACCCAGAACACACATTGCTACAAGTGCTGCAGCACGAAAG GTATTTTGTAAAGGCGGGGACTCCAGCCGTTTTGGCATTTGTAAAGCGTTCTCCCTTCTCTAAGAAGTACTTCTCTGGCAAGAAAGTGCATCGACTATAA